In Triticum aestivum cultivar Chinese Spring unplaced genomic scaffold, IWGSC CS RefSeq v2.1 scaffold50867, whole genome shotgun sequence, the genomic stretch ACGCCCCCGTTGTGACTGTGGAGGCTGCTGGAAGACCAACGGTACACATGTAACGTCAGGACCGAGTCCTGCGTAGTTAGGCTCACGATCTCTCCGATTGAGACTCGCACGATGTGCATGCCCTACGTACGTATAGCTCGGGCAGTTATAACCCCTTCGTGGGAAGTAATACAATCACGAATCACATTCCATAATTCAACCGTCAGGATGGAGGCAAACTAGCAGGGTTGAGATAGCGGAATTTCTTACCGGGAGGGGATGGAGAGACAAGCCGGCGCGGCGAGGAGATCCTGTGGGCGTCGTCGTGGTCGTGGTTGTGCGCGAGGTCGTGGTTGTGCGCGTGGTCGTGGAGATGCTGCATAGCTGGCCGCCGCTCCCCCATGTCCGCTGAGAGAAGGGGGTTGACGGGATCGGCCTCCGTCGCGCTGCTGGAGCAGCAGGCCAGCCGCCCCTGGTGGGTCAGCCTGGAGGCTTTCCGGCCCGCTCGTGGCCCGTTTAGGACCGGCCCGTACGGTCCAGGCCCGACAGAAAAACTAGCCGGTCCGAGCCCAGAAAAGGAGACCGAAATTTtttcggtccggtccggtctttaTCCGGGCCGACCGAGCGGACCGCAGGCGGCAAGGCCCATCAAGTGTACAGATCAAGCCATCGAGGCCTACCCCGAGCCGAGCGACCCCCTCCCCTCGTTCCATTCCGCCCTGGCTCGATTCCTTCTGCGTTCTGccccctccagcgcctcctcctcTGTTCCTCTATCCCTAACCCTAACCCAGGCGACGGCGCCGTTGCCCGCGGCTCTCCCTTCACCGACGGCGCCATCTGGTCCGAGTCCGAGCTGGAGGAGCACGTGTACGTCGGGGAGGCAGCAAGGCCAGCACGCCGTCGGTCCGTCCTTCCCTGGTTCCTCACCGAGCGCCACGAAGAGGAAAAGGTAGCCTCCTGAGATCTCTGTTCTTAAGTTTTTCATACTCCCAAGCCCCAATCCCGATTGGTATCTTCCTCTAATCTACGTCACAGAGTAGATGTTGTAGTTTAGTGAGCTGAACAATCTTGCTGGCAAGTCTTTGATTTGGTGAGGagataatggtgaaggagaaggggGATTATGTGCTGTTTTATTTGTACATAATGGTCAGgagatagttgtgtttatttgcactagtagtAGATGATTTGGTCAGGagataatggtgaaggagaaggggAATGAGAGGGGGATTTTGTGCTGTTTTTTGTAGATAATGGCAGGAGATAAgttatgtttatttgcactagtagtAGATGATTTGGTCAGGagataatggtgaaggagaaggggAATGAGAGGGGGATTATGTGCTGTTTTTTATAGATAATGGTCAGGAGATAAttatgtttatttgcactagtacTAGATGATTTTCTATGCtacaaaaagaagaagatgaatTTTTTGCGCTTGATTAATGTACTGACTGCAGATATTATGTGCTGTTTTTTGTagataatggtgaaggagaaggggAATGAGAAGGGAAAGGGTGCTGGTAAGGAGAATGCGAAGGCGAAGGCAAAGGAGAAAAGCGTGAATTACCTAATTAGGCAAGATTCGGCGCTGCCTCCGCCGGttccgaggaagaagaggaagcctAAGGTGCAGATTAGGAAGGCGAAAGACATTCCCAATGCCCCAACGGGAGAGTTGATTTGTAGGTTAAAAAAACACCATCCACCTCCGAGGCGTCTCCCCAACCGCACCGGTGCCGGCGTGCGTGCCGCGGAAGCCGCTGCCTCTACTATTGTAAGATTGCTTTACTTGATGCT encodes the following:
- the LOC123176579 gene encoding uncharacterized protein codes for the protein MMYLSTNPVQHQRTKHIEIDLHFVRERVSLGDVCVLHVPSTSQFANIFTKWLPSTVYLDFRSSLNVVDAPVVTVEAAGRPTRPPPLVPFRPGSIPSAFCPLQRLLLCSSIPNPNPGDGAVARGSPFTDGAIWSESELEEHVYVGEAARPARRRSVLPWFLTERHEEEKIMVKEKGNEKGKGAGKENAKAKAKEKSVNYLIRQDSALPPPVPRKKRKPKVQIRKAKDIPNAPTGELICRLKKHHPPPRRLPNRTGAGVRAAEAAASTIVRLLYLMLDVAIFPYNHIGDA